A region of Photobacterium sanguinicancri DNA encodes the following proteins:
- the gspG gene encoding type II secretion system major pseudopilin GspG, translating into MQRKQRGFTLLEVMVVIVILGVLASLVVPNLLGNKEKADQQKVVTDISALEQALDMYKLDNSVYPTTDQGLDALVSKPSSSPEPRNYRNGGYIKRLPNDPWGNEYNYVMPGEHGAVDIFSLGADGQEGGEEVNTDIGNWNMLDF; encoded by the coding sequence ATGCAACGCAAACAACGTGGCTTTACGCTGCTCGAAGTTATGGTCGTGATTGTGATCCTAGGGGTGCTGGCAAGTTTAGTCGTACCTAACTTACTAGGTAACAAAGAAAAAGCCGACCAACAGAAAGTGGTAACGGATATTAGTGCTTTAGAGCAAGCATTGGATATGTATAAGTTGGATAACAGTGTTTACCCAACGACAGACCAAGGTCTTGATGCGTTAGTGTCTAAGCCGTCTTCAAGTCCAGAGCCGCGTAACTACCGTAACGGCGGTTACATCAAGCGACTACCTAATGACCCTTGGGGCAATGAGTACAATTACGTGATGCCAGGTGAGCATGGCGCGGTTGATATCTTCAGCTTAGGTGCTGATGGTCAAGAAGGCGGTGAAGAAGTGAATACTGACATCGGTAACTGGAACATGCTGGACTTTTAA
- the gspF gene encoding type II secretion system inner membrane protein GspF → MAAFEYKALDTKGRQKKGVLEGDNARQVRQQLREKGLMATEVVQTNEREKKKASSSFSFRRGISTHDLSLITRQLATLVQAGMPLEECLKAVAEQSEKPRLKNMLLAVRSRVVEGYTLSDSMAEYPHVFDQLFRAMVAAGEKSGHLDTVLNRLADYTENRQQMRSKLQQAMIYPTMLTLVAVSVVAFLLATVVPKIVDQFVQMGQQLPGITEVLLVASDFVQNWGIVVVIVIIAIVMGIKTALKRPDFRLRWDRWVLNIPVIGKVARGLNTSRFARTLSICTSSAIPLLDGMKVASDVMTNTWVNQQILEASDKVREGSTLRIALEQTKLFPPMMLHMIASGERSGELEQMLTRSADNQDRDFESLVNMALGVFEPLLIVAMAGIVMFIVIATLMPIIELNNMVGM, encoded by the coding sequence ATGGCGGCATTTGAATATAAAGCGCTTGATACTAAGGGCCGACAGAAAAAAGGGGTCTTGGAAGGGGATAATGCCCGCCAAGTACGCCAGCAATTGCGTGAAAAAGGTTTGATGGCCACCGAAGTGGTGCAAACCAATGAGCGAGAAAAGAAAAAAGCGAGCAGTAGTTTTTCTTTTCGCCGTGGTATTAGCACGCATGACTTGTCTCTGATCACCCGCCAGTTAGCCACTTTAGTACAAGCGGGGATGCCGCTAGAAGAGTGTTTAAAAGCGGTGGCAGAGCAAAGTGAAAAGCCACGATTGAAGAATATGCTATTAGCGGTGCGTTCGCGTGTTGTTGAAGGTTACACCTTATCTGACAGTATGGCGGAATACCCGCATGTGTTTGATCAGTTATTCCGTGCCATGGTGGCGGCAGGTGAAAAATCAGGGCACCTCGATACGGTGTTGAATCGCTTGGCGGATTACACTGAAAATCGTCAGCAAATGCGCAGTAAGCTACAACAAGCGATGATTTACCCTACCATGCTAACGTTGGTGGCCGTGTCTGTGGTGGCTTTCTTGTTGGCGACAGTGGTTCCGAAAATTGTCGATCAATTTGTGCAGATGGGTCAGCAGTTACCGGGTATTACCGAAGTCTTACTTGTTGCCAGTGACTTTGTGCAGAATTGGGGCATCGTGGTGGTGATTGTCATCATTGCCATCGTTATGGGTATTAAAACCGCATTGAAGAGGCCTGATTTCAGATTACGCTGGGATCGCTGGGTACTGAATATCCCGGTGATAGGAAAAGTGGCTCGTGGGTTAAACACCTCTCGTTTTGCGCGTACCTTGTCTATTTGTACCTCTAGCGCCATTCCATTGCTGGACGGAATGAAGGTGGCTTCTGATGTGATGACCAATACTTGGGTTAATCAACAAATTCTGGAGGCGTCAGACAAAGTGCGTGAAGGGTCAACGTTACGTATCGCCCTTGAGCAAACCAAGCTATTCCCACCCATGATGTTACACATGATTGCCAGTGGTGAGCGCAGTGGTGAGTTAGAACAGATGCTCACACGGTCGGCGGATAACCAAGACCGTGACTTTGAATCCCTCGTCAATATGGCGCTAGGGGTATTTGAACCCCTATTAATTGTAGCGATGGCAGGCATTGTCATGTTCATCGTTATCGCTACTTTAATGCCGATCATTGAACTCAATAATATGGTCGGAATGTAA
- the gspE gene encoding type II secretion system ATPase GspE, with the protein MSTFAADTQPYFRLPFSFAKRHKVVLEASEEGWLLLYSGTLSATVLAEVRRVAARGFTPVALDAKAFELKLTEAYQRDSSEARQLMEDLGSDDDFFSLAEDLPETEDLLESEDDAPIIKLINAMLAEAIKEAASDIHIETFEKVLSIRFRIDGVLREVLQPSRKLAPLLVSRIKVMAKLDIAEKRVPQDGRISLRIGGRAVDVRVSTMPSSHGERVVLRLLDKNATRLDLHSLGMTAANHANFRKIIDRPHGIILVTGPTGSGKSTTLYAGLQELNSQERNILTVEDPIEFDIDGIGQTQVNTKVDMTFARGLRAILRQDPDVVMIGEVRDLETAAIAVQASLTGHMVMSTLHTNTAVGAITRLRDMGIEPFLVSSSLLGVLAQRLVRTLCKECRDPYEANAEQKKLFNVPEQESLTLYHPVGCEHCNNKGYRGRTGIHELLLIDDRVQELIHGEAGEQAIERAVREYTPSIRDDGLSKVRLGITTLEEVMRVTKES; encoded by the coding sequence ATGAGTACCTTTGCTGCTGATACGCAGCCGTACTTTCGTTTACCTTTTTCGTTTGCTAAGCGCCATAAAGTGGTGCTTGAAGCGAGTGAAGAAGGTTGGCTATTACTGTATTCAGGCACGCTATCTGCCACTGTGTTGGCTGAAGTGCGCCGTGTTGCTGCGCGGGGGTTTACTCCCGTAGCACTGGATGCGAAAGCCTTTGAATTGAAGCTGACAGAAGCGTACCAACGTGACTCTTCAGAAGCGCGTCAATTGATGGAAGATTTAGGCTCTGATGATGATTTCTTCTCATTAGCAGAAGATTTACCTGAAACTGAAGATTTGCTTGAATCCGAAGATGATGCGCCGATCATTAAATTGATCAATGCCATGTTAGCGGAAGCCATCAAAGAAGCTGCGTCAGATATTCATATCGAAACCTTTGAAAAAGTGCTGTCGATCCGTTTTCGGATTGATGGCGTGTTACGTGAGGTACTACAGCCAAGCCGTAAACTGGCACCGCTACTTGTTTCGCGGATCAAGGTTATGGCGAAACTTGATATCGCTGAAAAACGCGTACCACAAGATGGTCGTATCTCTCTGCGTATCGGTGGCCGAGCCGTGGATGTCCGAGTTTCGACTATGCCGTCGTCTCATGGCGAGCGCGTGGTATTACGTCTATTGGACAAGAATGCGACCCGCCTTGATTTACATAGCTTGGGTATGACCGCTGCTAACCATGCTAATTTCCGTAAAATCATCGATCGGCCGCATGGCATTATCTTGGTAACAGGCCCTACAGGTTCGGGTAAATCCACGACCTTATACGCAGGCTTGCAAGAGCTTAACAGCCAAGAGCGCAATATTCTGACGGTGGAAGACCCGATTGAATTTGATATCGATGGGATTGGTCAAACCCAAGTGAATACCAAAGTCGATATGACTTTTGCTCGGGGGCTTCGTGCCATCTTGCGTCAAGATCCTGATGTGGTGATGATTGGTGAGGTTCGAGACTTAGAAACTGCCGCAATTGCCGTTCAGGCATCGTTAACGGGCCATATGGTGATGTCTACGTTGCACACCAACACGGCGGTAGGTGCAATCACCCGCTTACGCGATATGGGGATTGAACCATTCTTAGTGTCATCGTCGCTATTGGGCGTGTTAGCGCAACGTTTAGTGCGTACCTTGTGCAAGGAGTGTCGTGACCCGTACGAAGCGAATGCGGAACAGAAAAAGCTGTTTAATGTGCCAGAGCAGGAATCATTAACCCTGTACCACCCTGTTGGTTGTGAGCACTGTAATAATAAAGGTTACCGAGGGCGTACAGGTATTCATGAATTATTATTAATTGATGATCGAGTACAAGAACTTATTCACGGTGAAGCCGGTGAACAAGCGATTGAACGTGCAGTACGAGAATACACGCCAAGCATTCGTGATGATGGCCTATCGAAAGTACGCCTAGGAATTACTACGCTTGAAGAAGTCATGCGAGTAACCAAGGAAAGCTAA